The following coding sequences lie in one Mus musculus strain C57BL/6J chromosome 11, GRCm38.p6 C57BL/6J genomic window:
- the Polm gene encoding DNA-directed DNA/RNA polymerase mu isoform X3, with protein MLPKRRRVRAGSPHSAVASSTPPSVVRFPDVAIYLAEPRMGRSRRAFLTRLARSKGFRVLDAYSSKVTHVVMEGTSAKEAICWQKNMDALPTGCPQPALLDISWFTESMAAGQPVPEEGRHHLEVAEPRKEPPVSASMPAYACQRPSPLTHHNTLLSEALETLAEAAGFEANEGRLLSFSRAASVLKSLPCPVASLSQLHGLPYFGEHSTRVIQELLEHGTCEEVKQVRCSERYQTMKLFTQVFGVGVKTANRWYQEGLRTLDELREQPQRLTQQQKAGPEHSS; from the exons ATGCTTCCGAAGCGACGGCGAGTGCGAGCTGGGTCCCCACACAGCGCGGTAGCCTCTTCCACGCCGCCCTCGGTGGTGCGCTTCCCGGATGTGGCCATCTACCTTGCGGAGCCGCGAATGGGCCGCAGCCGCCGGGCCTTCCTCACCCGCCTGGCGCGGTCCAAAGGCTTCCGCGTCCTAGATGCTTACAG CTCAAAGGTGACACATGTGGTGATGGAAGGGACCTCAGCCAAGGAGGCCATCTGCTGGCAGAAGAACATGGATGCTCTCCCCACAGGCTGCCCACAGCCAGCTCTGCTAGATATTAGCTGGTttacagaaagcatggcagctggGCAGCCTGTCCCTGAGGAGGGCCGGCACCACCTGGAG GTAGCTGAGCCCAGGAAGGAGCCCCCAGTCTCAGCGTCGATGCCAGCTTATGCCTGTCAGCGCCCCTCACCTCTCACACACCATAACACTCTCCTCTCA gaggCTCTGGAGACGCTAGCGGAGGCAGCGGGCTTCGAAGCCAACGAGGGCcgtcttctctccttctccagaGCGGCCTCGGTGCTCaagtccctgccctgccctgttgcATCTTTGAGCCAGCTGCATGGGCTGCCCTACTTTGGAGAACATTCCACTAGAGTAATCCAG GAGCTGCTGGAGCATGGAACATGTGAAGAAGTGAAACAAGTCCGTTGCTCAGAAAGGTACCAGACCATGAAG CTCTTCACCCAGGTCTTCGGGGTTGGGGTGAAGACTGCCAACCGGTGGTACCAGGAAGGACTACGAACCCTGGATGAGCTCAGAGAGCAGCCCCAGAGACTgacacagcagcagaaagcag GACCTGAGCACTCCAGTTAG